GGAAGGGAAGAcgtacgcgcgcgcgcgcgcgggaGAGGGAGGGCGAGAAAGAAAAGAGGCGACCGACCCCCTCCCACGTCCAAAATTAGTTTGGTGTGAACTGTGGAGGAAGGTGCCTGCTGTGCTGTCGTTTTAGGCCTGCGAAATGGAGCAAACTGGACGGCGGCGACGTGCATGGCCGTTCTGCCGGCGCAGCACAGCACAGCACAGCGCCAGGACGTGACAAGGTAAGGCACACGGCGGTGCTGGCGCCGGTCAGCGGTGGCGGCAGAGCACAGTATTTCGGGTGGCGGTGGCCCTCCTGGCTCTGCTGGTTTGCTGCTGCGCCTTGACACTCTTATTTGCCGGCTTGAGTTTGTATATGATTTTTCATAACCCGTTTTCCACTTATTAAGCACTGGTGATTAAGCATAAGCCGATTTATTTTTCAAACACCTACCTTTAAGCACTCAAAACATCTAAAAATAAAGGCGCACGCACCGCGCTGCTTGCGATTTCTCAGCAAACCTGTCGTCTTCACATGCTACTCTgtttcattcctaaatataagtctttataaagATTTTAATattgactacatacggatgtatataaacatagtttagagtgtagattcactcactttgctccatattgtagtccatattgaaatctctaaaaagactttgcATTTGTCTTGAATCAAAGCTAGTAAACTTTTGAAAAATTACTGACACCTACAATATCTAATCAATGCTAGTAACATTAGATTCATCATTGAATGAATGGTCAAAGTTTAGAAAGTTTGACTTAGGGCAAAGCAAATATGCAGAGCCAACACGTTTTGCAGCGAGCTTCTGGTATATTGCAAGTTGCAACTACCCTGCTTCTGGTATATGCAGAGCCAACACGTTTTTCAGCGAACAACAACAAAACTGAACATACATACATATCGAAACATGACCTAAAACCAAAAGAAGATAAATCTGGACAAGGTCATGAAGCAAACATGTTTTAATGAACATTTACCAAATAACACCAACACCGATGAAGGTTAACCCAACAAGCATAGGTGAATAGGCTGATAGGCATGCATGTCTGCCGATACTAGTGGCAATTGATGATAGGGCCGACGCCGAATGCAATTTACAATCCTTGAGGATCGGATTACACACAACCAGCAACAAATCGAAGAAACAATGGCCCATAAATATTTTTCTTGAAGCGACATTTCAGTTGTCCACGATGCAGGTCTTCTTCAACCCATGGCGTACTTCTGCGTCCAGCTGCGGGCTGTCGTCTCGTACTTTGACCGGTCCGTCTTGTACATGTGGGCAATCTCGGGAACAAGGGGATCATCCGGGTTGGGATCGGTCAGCAGGGAGCAGATAGAGAGCAAGACCTGTACAACATCAAAACATGCAACAGATCAATAATGGACAGCAAGCGGTTTATGATGGTGGTTTCTGGGAAAGTGCAAAACTGAACAAACATGCACTCCTTTTGGCTTATGAACAACTTATCAGTCtcacatgttaaacaacaaaagtgTCCCTAAATATTGCAGATTTTCACAAGGATATGGCAGGGATAGCATGTAGCAAACAAGTAATGCAAAAAATAGTGGTACTGGAGCAGACTTCTACAAGTGACTTGTATTTTTAGTAAGCATATAGAGAGTTATGTGTGCAAATAGAAAATGAGGATGGAGACGAGGATGACCTTGGAGATCGTCAAAGCAGGGCTCCACTGCTCCTTAAGAATATCAAGGCATATGCTTCCATTGCTGTTGATATTAGGATGGAAGACCTTTGTCTTAAAAGATACCTAAAAAGAGAACATACCAATTAAAATGGCACAACCATGGATTAAAATGCATTGTAGGGAGGAATATCGACACCTAAATATTAGAATACTGCACTTAGCAATGTACAAATAGCAACAAATGATGCATCCAAACACCACATGGTCCTACTAAGTTCTTCAATGTGGATTTTAGTCAAGAAGGAAGATTGAGACGAAACAAAATAATATCAGGTGTTGTCTACCATATGCTATATATGTTAGCAACAGCAACAAGATCATAATAGTGCTGTCATAAACAACATCATCCATGCCATTATAGCATGTCTATCCCACCTCATGAAAACTGAAAAGTGATTGTGTTTACTTTAAGATAAAATAAACTGGACGAAAGACACAAACAGGACAATCCTGTAAACCAAATTATGAACAGGACAATCCTATATACCAAATTACTAACAGTGTTGCAACTTTGAAAGACCACATCCATGTTAACTATATATATAACCAAAAGATGATTTTATGGCGATCCATAAAAGGGCCACACTGATAGTTATAATACCATGAGTGGACATTGAGAAAAGCATTAACAGGAAAGTGCACACAGCGCCCATcaggagtactccctccgttcggaattacttgtcgcagaaactgatgtatctagacgtattttagttctagatacatccatttccaagacaagtaatttcgaacggagggagtacatgttacgACCCCTCTACGCAAAAAGGTGATCATAAGTGTTATGGGCATGACAGGCCCAAAAGAGTCACAAAGAAGGCAAATATGGCAGCAGATAAAGATTAATTAGCTGTTTCCTTCGTAAGCAAGTTATATTCTAGAGATCAGAGATTGAGATTGATATCTCCTATTGTTTATGTGTCGCAGTTAATATTCTATTATTAGGATTTCTACTCTATAAAAGGGCAGGTGAACCAGCGAGATTAATTGACTAAGAAAATAGAACCATTGTTGTTCTATCTAGGCGGGAGTGTAACTCCCTGGATGAGCAGGGTGGAAATAACAGATAAATTTCCAGATTACAATATCAAGGACTATGAAAGCAGGCAGAGCACACATAATGAGGGTTTACAAATACGAGGATGCTTCTAAGTCCTATACCTTTGGTGGCTTGAAGGGGTAATCCGGAGGGAAATGAATGTTCACTAAGAAAACACCGCCGGCATAGGGACTGTCAGGGGGTCCCATAATTGTTGCTTGCCAATGAAACATGTCCTCACCAGCAGGACCTAAACAATTTACAAACAAGAAATAGAGTCCATGAGATGGCATGCCAGGATAAAGCAGGGAACAAAAAGGTGTGAACGAAGATAGTGTTATATGGCGTAGATCTCCAATGGAAACAAGTCAAATTCAAACCTGCACTGCATGATGTGGGCGGGTCCTTCTGCAGGTCCTTGAGTTCCTTGAGGATGCGCTTTGATGCCATGACAAGCAACCTAGAAGGAGAGAGAAAAGCTGTTCTAGTTACAACATACTGAGGAATGAAATTGCTGCAGCTATGCTATGACCTCAAAGCTACTCCATGATGATGACACAGCCTCATAGCTGTGAAAATATAACTCAAACATTCTACTCAGGAAGCTAAACAATCCATCGAAAACCTATCAGAAGTAGGAATCAGCAGCTCAGCCCGGCACAGGAACATATCAATGTTTCAAACTCCCATGGCCCATGCACTCATGTGTTCAGTAATAAGGGTAACAAGGGATCAAAGTAAACAGCAACTACAAAGCCCAGCTTGTGAGAAAAGAAATAGTAGCTCACTAGTACACAATTGCCACTGCTGTCGAATCCCCGCATCGATTCGGGCATCTCGGAGATCATATAAACCTCGAACCTCACATGAATACACGAGACTGGACGACTGATCCTCGTAATTCTCAGATAATATACTCATATGTAAGCATGCGACAAACAAGCGAATAATCTTGCCTATACAAAACCAAATAATTTTACGTGCGCATCGCCAAGAACGTGAATAACCTAACAAGTAACaacctagcggcgacggcgacgaccaaACACGCTCCCGAGAGATCGAACACAATCGAATCAAATCACCCCAAGGGGCCGCGCACCAAATCGGACTCCCGGCTGACAAAACCACCATCGAACCACGAACccaccgcggcggcgacgcgccaaCCCGGACCAAAGCGCAGATCTACCGGTGGGCGGCACCAACCAGCACCGGAACGGACGAAAAACTCTACAGAAAcatggcggcggcggggacggATCCGGATCGGGAGGGGGCGGGGCGGGGCTTACCCGCGCCGATCTGCGACCGGGCAGGGAGA
The sequence above is a segment of the Triticum dicoccoides isolate Atlit2015 ecotype Zavitan chromosome 1A, WEW_v2.0, whole genome shotgun sequence genome. Coding sequences within it:
- the LOC119283951 gene encoding ubiquitin-conjugating enzyme E2-17 kDa-like; the encoded protein is MASKRILKELKDLQKDPPTSCSAGPAGEDMFHWQATIMGPPDSPYAGGVFLVNIHFPPDYPFKPPKVSFKTKVFHPNINSNGSICLDILKEQWSPALTISKVLLSICSLLTDPNPDDPLVPEIAHMYKTDRSKYETTARSWTQKYAMG